One genomic window of Monodelphis domestica isolate mMonDom1 chromosome 1, mMonDom1.pri, whole genome shotgun sequence includes the following:
- the STON2 gene encoding stonin-2 isoform X5: MVKPGPLSIDNSSSLQEDEEVEMETISWNTSGPAMNGHSATPVTTARFPSWVTFDDNEISCTLPQSTSTLKPDPISTVPLFQDVNYNLTESFKKRERPKSNLVDFSKVQKLEISSLNQSPSVSEPPPWRATNPFLNETLKDVQPSPINPFSAFFEEQERRSHNNSISRTTGKSQRDSLIVIYQKSDAITFDDSVKKRTHSDAVEKLKQLQIGDPDHLGSITLPDDDPASQGGPDDDLKSSAPSQSRNGWPMMLRIPEKKNIMSSRHWGPIYIKLTDSGCLQLYYEKGLEKPFREFKLEISHEISEPKLQNYDENGRIHSLRIDRVTYKEKKKYQPKPSVTHMAEREQVIKLGTTSYEDFLSFIRAIQDHLMNLPVTFMDLSTVGLNYLEEEITVDVKDEFSGVLRKGDNQILCHQVLTHVYVLSFLSGLAECHLGLNDILVKGNEVVSRQDIMPTTTTKWIKLHSCRFHGCVDEEVFNSSRIILFNPLDACRFELMRFRTVFAEKTLPFTLRTAASINGAEVELQSWLRMSTGFSSNCDPLTQVPCENVMIRYPVPNEWVKNFRRESVLGEKSLKAKVNKGASFGSSISGSEPVMRVTLGTAKYEHAFNSIVWRINRLPDKNSASGHPHCFFCHLELGSDREVPSRFSHHVNVEFSMPTTSASKATVRSISVEDKIDVRKWVNYSAHYSYKVEIEQKQNLKSEAEGNEIENPKDCGVQ, translated from the exons ATGGTGAAACCAGGACCCCTGTCCATTG ataattcttcctctctccaggaaGATGAAGAAGTAGAGATGGAAACCATCAGCTGGAACACTAGTGGCCCAGCCATGAATGGGCATTCTGCTACTCCGGTGACCACAGCTCGATTCCCCAGCTGGGTGACTTTTGACGACAATGAAATTAGCTGCACTCTGCCACAAAGCACTTCTACCTTAAAGCCAGACCCAATATCCACTGTACCTCTTTTCCAAGATGTGAATTATAATTTAACTGAATCCTTTAAGAAGAGAGAACGTCCCAAGAGTAACTTGGTAGACTTCTCAAAAGTTCAGAAACTAGAGATTTCCTCCTTAAACCAGTCACCTTCTGTAAGTGAACCCCCACCTTGGAGGGCAACCAACCCTTTTTTGAATGAAACCTTGAAGGATGTGCAGCCATCTCCCATTAACCCTTTCAGTGCCTTCTTTGAGGAGCAAGAAAGGCGTTCCCACAATAATTCCATCTCTAGAACCACAGGAAAAAGCCAGAGAGATTCCCTCATTGTCATATATCAGAAGTCAGATGCCATCACTTTTGATGACTCAGTTAAGAAAAGAACACATTCTGATGCCGTCGAGAAACTCAAACAACTACAGATTGGGGATCCTGATCACCTTGGTAGCATCACTCTGCCTGATGATGATCCAGCATCACAGGGTGGGCCAGATGATGATTTGAAAAGCTCAGCCCCATCTCAGTCCAGAAATGGTTGGCCCATGATGCTAAGGATCCctgaaaagaaaaacatcatGTCTTCTAGACACTGGGGACCAATTTACATAAAGCTCACAGATAGTGGCTGCCTACAATTGTATTATGAGAAGGGCCTAGAGAAACCATTCCGAGAGTTCAAATTGGAGATCAGCCATGAGATTTCAGAACCTAAGCTCCAGAACTATGATGAAAATGGGAGGATCCATAGCTTGCGAATAGACCGTGttacatataaagaaaagaagaaataccaACCTAAACCATCTGTGACTCATATGGCTGAGCGAGAGCAAGTAATTAAGCTAGGAACCACCAGCTATGAAGACTTTTTGAGTTTCATCAGGGCAATTCAGGACCACCTTATGAATTTGCCAGTGACATTCATGGACTTAAGCACAGTGGGTTTGAACTATCTAGAGGAGGAGATTACAGTAGATGTCAAAGATGAGTTCTCTGGAGTCTTAAGGAAAGGAGACAaccaaattctttgccaccaagtCCTAACCCATGTTTATGTGCTAAGTTTTCTCTCTGGACTTGCAGAGTGCCACTTGGGCCTCAATGACATCCTTGTGAAAGGTAATGAAGTGGTATCCCGGCAGGATATCAtgcctaccaccaccaccaagtgGATCAAACTCCATAGCTGCCGATTCCATGGCTGTGTTGATGAGGAGGTATTCAATAGCTCCCGAATCATCCTGTTCAACCCCTTAGATGCATGCCGCTTTGAGCTAATGCGATTTAGGACAGTTTTTGCTGAGAAGACATTGCCTTTCACCCTCAGGACTGCAGCAAGCATCAATGGGGCAGAAGTGGAGCTACAGAGTTGGCTAAGGATGTCAACAGGCTTCTCCTCTAATTGTGACCCTCTCACCCAGGTTCCCTGTGAGAATGTGATGATCCGGTACCCAGTGCCCAATGAGTGGGTGAAAAATTTCCGAAGGGAAAGTGTTTTAGGGGAGAAATCTTTAAAAGCCAAAGTGAACAAGGGGGCCAGTTTTGGATCAAGTATTTCTGGCTCTGAGCCAGTCATGAGAGTAACTTTAGGTACTGCCAAATATGAGCATGCTTTCAACTCCATTGTGTGGAGGATAAATCGATTACCTGACAAAAACTCAG cTTCTGGCCACCCTCACTGCTTCTTCTGCCACCTTGAACTTGGTTCTGACCGGGAAGTGCCTTCCAGATTTTCCCATCATGTAAATGTTGAATTCAGCATGCCAACCACCTCTGCCTCCAAAGCCACTGTCAGGTCCATCTCTGTGGAGGACAAGATTGATGTCAGGAAATGGGTGAACTATTCTGCACACTACAGCTACAAG